The Punica granatum isolate Tunisia-2019 chromosome 4, ASM765513v2, whole genome shotgun sequence genome has a window encoding:
- the LOC116203982 gene encoding NADH dehydrogenase [ubiquinone] 1 beta subcomplex subunit 8, mitochondrial, with amino-acid sequence MAGRLSTVASRIMGGNGVVSRSVASSLRLRSGMGLPVGKHIVPDKPVPVNDELVWDNGTPFPEPCIDRIADTVGKYEALAWLCSGLGFFASLGLLAVWNDKASKIPFTPKAYPYDNLRVELGGEP; translated from the exons ATGGCAGGTCGATTGAGCACCGTCGCATCGAGGATCATGGGCGGGAACGGCGTCGTTTCCCGCTCCGTCGCCTCCTCTCTCCGCCTCAGATCCGGCATGGGCCTCCCCGTCGGCAAGCACATCGTCCCCGACAAGCCT GTGCCGGTGAATGATGAGCTGGTCTGGGACAACGGCACTCCATTCCCGGAACCCTGTATTGACAGGATTGCCGATACCGTCGGCAAG TATGAAGCATTGGCTTGGCTCTGTAGCGGTTTGGGCTTTTTCGCATCGTTGGGGCTTTTGGCCGTGTGGAACGATAAGGCCTCGAAGATACCATTT ACACCTAAAGCATACCCATATGACAACTTGCGGGTTGAGCTTGGCGGGGAGCCATAG